The following proteins are encoded in a genomic region of Cercospora beticola chromosome 8, complete sequence:
- a CDS encoding uncharacterized protein (antiSMASH:Cluster_8), with protein MVSTFPLIHVGGTMTALFWPLYLGSVATLLETGVPSSPDDVFRMLQLSRATLLAAQPSLLTSIASSVDMVSRINGLSRILTGSAPLSTAVIDRLQEGNGPTILNLYGSTETLPLCQRFDDQDDWPYISFKEDSGVSFRRETDDLYELILKKTASEQVLSVFCSLPELDTFESKDLFSPHPQKSGLWRFVCRKDDLVSLAGGQGINVGDMEMRIQESPLVDTAIIGMDGRPATMLLVVPEQQPVNDQERASVQDAIWPFVERANEHAHPYAAVQKNMVLVLQTREKLSATTDKGSLKRQSVIEQYKADIDRVYSAARSSS; from the exons ATGGTCTCCACATTTCCACTGATTCAT GTGGGCGGTACGATGACTGCGTTATTCTGGCCTCTGTATCTCGGTAGCGTAGCGACTCTGCTGGAGACAGGAGTTCCGAGCAGTCCAGACGATGTCTTTAGGATGTTGCAGCTATCCAGAGCGACTCTACTCGCAGCACAGCCGTCGTTGCTCACCAGCATAGCGAGTTCAGTCGATATGGTCTCGAGGATAAATGGACTTTCCCGTATTTTGACCGGCTCCGCTCCCTTGAGCACTGCTGTGATAGATCGACTGCAAGAGGGCAATGGCCCAACTATACTCAACCTTTATGGGTCCACCGAAACACTTCCTCTTTGCCAGAGATTCGATGATCAAGATGATTGGCCGTACATCTCATTCAAGGAGGACTCGGGAGTTTCATTTCGGCGCGAGACGGATGATCTCTACGAATTGATCCTGAAGAAGACTGCAAGCGAGCAGGTGTTGAGCGTATTCTGCTCCTTGCCAGAGCTAGACACATTCGAGTCCAAGGATCTATTTTCACCCCATCCACAGAAATCGGGGCTTTGGCGATTTGTCTGTCGCAAGGATGACCTGGTATCGCTCGCTGGCGGACAGGGGATCAATGTTGGCGACATGGAGATGAGAATCCAGGAGTCTCCCTTAGTCGATACCGCTATCATAGGGATGGACGGCCGCCCAGCCACCATGCTCCTCGTCGTACCTGAGCAGCAGCCCGTGAATGATCAGGAGCGCGCTTCTGTTCAAGACGCTATCTGGCCGTTTGTGGAAAGGGCCAATGAGCATGCTCACCCGTATGCTGCAGTTCAGAAGAACATGGTCCTTGTTCTCCAAACAAGAGAGAAGCTCTCAGCTACTACAGATAAGGGATCGTTGAAGAGGCAGTCCGTAATCGAGCAGTACAAGGCTGATATCGATCGTGTCTACTCTGCGGCCAGGTCTAGTTCTTGA
- a CDS encoding uncharacterized protein (antiSMASH:Cluster_8), translated as MASTGYPTFFEDKIVFLTGATGNLGSCTLHKLITQLRVRYVYAFVRGSKHQALDKLKRKLAHKATFITDSGKVQFIVGDIRLPSWGMRSDELRLLQNEVSIVVHTAANLSLFDPIAECMKNNCGPVLELARMAATFEKIQKFVFVSSVYVNSFLPDGLVREKLYPLEDSTGEEIDPELEHEEISRTGSSRFTKHFPWPYALSKYLAERLLLTRFSSSPMLIVRSSTIGPAFNTPYPLFGDEESYPIQHVGKIYMRNPDASNVWHAPANSSSGTNVLDELPVDWASNVLLLHIAKGTHGIVHASAGTYIKQTSNDALMNISHSGITGINKAIQWIAAESGPQCTLANLFVIGNRDWDFSCAKSASFKDIDGPLSTRVTQEQARAFNDRRYSALLEQIRSESMN; from the coding sequence ATGGCTTCTACGGGATATCCAACGTTCTTCGAAGACAAAATAGTCTTCCTCACTGGCGCCACAGGCAATCTGGGATCATGTACTTTACACAAGCTCATCACGCAACTTCGCGTCCGATACGTGTATGCATTTGTGCGAGGCTCAAAGCACCAAGCTCTGGACAAGTTGAAGCGAAAATTGGCACACAAGGCCACGTTTATCACAGATAGTGGCAAGGTGCAGTTCATCGTTGGCGATATACGCCTCCCAAGCTGGGGAATGCGCTCCGACGAGCTGAGATTACTGCAGAACGAGGTCAGCATCGTCGTCCATACAGCGGCTAATCTGTCCCTTTTCGATCCAATCGCCGAGTGTATGAAGAACAATTGTGGTCCGGTCCTCGAACTAGCGCGTATGGCTGCAACGTTCGAAAAGATACAAAAGTTCGTTTTCGTATCCTCGGTCTACGTCAACTCTTTCCTTCCCGATGGCCTGGTCAGAGAGAAGTTGTATCCTCTCGAAGACTCTACGGGCGAAGAGATTGATCCAGAGCTGGAGCATGAAGAGATCAGTCGCACAGGGTCGTCCCGGTTTACCAAACACTTTCCCTGGCCGTATGCGCTGTCCAAGTACCTGGCGGAGAGACTGCTACTAACCAGATTCTCATCGTCACCCATGTTGATTGTTCGATCCAGCACGATTGGGCCCGCATTTAATACGCCATATCCTCTCTTTGGCGACGAGGAATCATATCCCATTCAACACGTCGGCAAAATCTACATGCGAAATCCCGATGCCAGCAATGTATGGCATGCACCTGCAAACTCTTCCTCGGGAACCAACGTTCTCGATGAATTGCCTGTCGACTGGGCATCTAATGTCCTACTGCTGCACATCGCAAAGGGAACCCATGGAATCGTCCACGCATCCGCCGGCACCTACATCAAACAGACCTCGAACGACGCACTCATGAACATATCGCACTCTGGTATAACCGGCATCAACAAAGCAATCCAATGGATCGCAGCGGAAAGCGGACCGCAATGTACATTGGCCAATTTGTTCGTCATCGGCAATCGTGACTGGGACTTTAGCTGCGCAAAATCGGCGTCTTTCAAAGACATCGACGGTCCGCTAAGCACTCGCGTTACGCAGGAGCAAGCTCGAGCTTTCAATGATCGTCGCTACTCGGCTCTTCTTGAGCAGATCCGATCGGAGTCTATGAATTGA
- a CDS encoding uncharacterized protein (SMCOG1093:Beta-ketoacyl synthase~antiSMASH:Cluster_8) has product MGQVDQEKPPPGALEPIAICGLSMRLPGAVRGAEAFWRALVEQRELKCVVPEDRFNVKAFFSPQGKPGTIISPEAFYLSDAELGHLDTSMIPIAAHELRHIDPQQRMLLEITRECLENAGETNWRGKRVGCYVGTFGEDWIDIGAKDTLDASMYRAAGSSDFALSNRLSYEYDFRGPSMTIKTGCSAAMMGLNEACWAINSRQCDAAIVAGSNLILSPTMTISMGAAALSPTGSCKTFDANADGYARGEAVNAIYIKRLSDALADGNAVRAVIRGIGVNSDGQTSRTLTPSLVCQENLIRQVYTQAGLPFHKTAFFECHGTGTRVGDPIETGAVDNIFGNAGIHIGAVKPNFGHSEGASAITSIIKAVLSLEKRLIPPNMRFVNPNPAINWGEGRLMVPTAVTAWPEDRADRVSVNSFGIGGANGHVILESARMWTTSTPVESVEPLAGPTHLLLLSAAHEKSLADLKKSYESMLLKRPLVLHNIAHTLSARRQHHQYRTFCVATEQSDNVSFYSTARASKRSQLVFVFSGQGNLYPGVARELVQANMIFRKTLRRLDDVLDNLPSCAFSMQEELAREKEASRVQEAIISQPLSTALQICLCNALEAVGVRPDVVLGHSSGEIAAAYAAGALTETEAIKAAFFRGQAIHADSSHGAMLSVGLGRDVVEKLPLHGATLACDNSPSSVTLSGQSESIDAIEEKIEERYPNAHVKRLQVKKAYHSCHMNAAGQAYAQMLADHINPARPKIPFYSALLGRALHASEQLDVDYWRRHLESPVLFRTASEEIAFNIKQDFIFAEIGPHPTLTSSLLQTCAERRVSDVSHVFFLRRSTNATHSFLEALGRLYQFGASLDYQTLVPYGQTLTDLPNYPWKHDKILWNETRLSRAWRFREYPRHDLLGVRTGESSGIEPSWRNVLRLDDVGWISHHQVGPDVVLPFTAYCAMAGEAIQQVNSARGPFTLRRVRVGAALTIKQSDAGEVITTFRPVRLTDMVDSAWFEFTVSSFDGSQWIKHCDGSVRPEAGSRPNDKWQTNSLARTVEVEEWYHALSSVGLNYSSEFRRLRAVTADVEELKAAATIKHNRSLTDSHYQLHPATLDSAVQLIGVAASRGLARNVQHLFVPVAVEEMYINDSDKVLTARAEAMVSARGIVTGDVWAQSGTDFSLHVKGLTLYPLEGMERSADAHAAAELAWAPDLSISCGPAAFEHSRSILPESAKTIRVLRDTLSSLAHVNPLCSVLELSTGNNDISQAILQALKDPFAKKRCSSHTVTYKDENTPLLAEHEADEVVSTKHTAFDLFQGVALQEISFQSHDLTVVSDIALLMQHDPHKALKILSQVLRPGGTLVVHGDLSICSDPVKLEDAMAQAGFINTKKQDDSTLIAMTPITHSISISAAVTILCKFKDGSELDGLRALFLRNGVHTNVATLDELARSPRPEHVVISLIDHQGGPVLSDMTQEIWSLLKTVLQSQSLAILWLTKPEPSYSMIQGFARTVRTESQLPFCTLESSSMPEAGAQDAVWRVFCKFSDFVQNDEHHRGAKPDTLDPDFEYRYRDGKIEVPRFRWRSLKNELLGNTSGTQEIEEVDANVHRPKPSARLRIGTVGRLDSVRWENRTPGPLLNDYVEIEIKAVGVNFKDVLVGLGIVSATDNALGIEGAGVITQVGKDVDHLSVGDRVMFCGRDTFANSIRGPAYLCAEIPDEMGFREAATMPCVFLTVIYALTDLGRLSRNDSILIHSACGGVGLAAIQLANLLGAEIFVTVGNEEKADHLIQSCGIPRNHIFSSRNTSFLAQLMHQTGGRGVDVVLNSLSGELLHASWRCVARFGRMIEIGKRDLLGRGKLDMDLFEANRTYVGLSLEEILADRPKVTKRLFSQLVDMLKKGLIKHISPITAFEPTAAEECLSYMQKGQHIGKIVMDIPENVHKLGVNVGRKQVNISPDASYLLVGGLGGLGRAIARWMVEHGAKHLILFSRTAGSKPEHTLFLDEMRAMGAVCRTIAGDVTRRADVKAAIDAAVMPIKGVMQATMVLKVSRSNR; this is encoded by the exons ATGGGCCAGGTAGATCAAGAAAAACCACCACCTGGTGCGCTGGAGCCCATCGCCATATGCGGCTTGTCCATGAGGCTTCCCGGTGCCGTGAGAGGAGCTGAAGCATTCTGGAGAGCCTTGGTCGAGCAACGAGAATTGAAGTGCGTTGTGCCAGAAGACAGGTTCAATGTTAAGGCTTTTTTCAGCCCACAGGGAAAGCCAGGAACAATCATCTCACCGGAAGCTTTCTATCTCAGTGATGCAGAACTTGGCCATCTGGACACATCAATGATTCCGATAGCAGCTCACGAATTGCGGCACATTGATCCTCAGCAGCGTATGCTTCTGGAAATCACACGAGAATGTCTCGAAAATGCGGGCGAGACAAATTGGCGAGGGAAGCGGGTGGGCTGTTACGTGGGCACGTTTGGCGAGGACTGGATTGACATTGGAGCTAAAGATACTTTGGACGCCAGCATGTATCGTGCCGCTGGTTCATCGGATTTCGCTCTAAGCAATCGGCTGTCATACGAGTATGACTTTCGTGGACCGAGCATGACGATCAAGACCGGCTGTTCTGCTGCCATGATGGGACTGAATGAAGCATGCTGGGCCATCAACTCCCGTCAGTGCGACGCTGCTATCGTTGCAGGGTCAAACTTGATCTTGAGTCCCACAATGACAATATCGATGGGCGCGGCAGCCTTGTCTCCCACCGGGTCATGCAAAACATTCGATGCCAATGCTGACGGCTACGCGCGTGGCGAGGCAGTCAATGCTATATACATCAAGAGACTCTCGGACGCGCTCGCTGACGGCAATGCTGTTCGCGCAGTCATTAGAGGAATTGGTGTCAACTCAGACGGTCAGACGTCAAGAACACTCACGCCCAGTTTAGTTTGTCAAGAGAACTTGATCCGACAGGTCTATACACAAGCAGGCCTTCCGTTCCACAAGACGGCATTTTTTGAATGTCACGGTACTGGAACACGAGTTGGAGACCCCATAGAGACCGGAGCTGTTGACAACATCTTTGGGAATGCTGGTATTCACATTGGCGCCGTGAAGCCTAACTTCGGGCACAGCGAAGGTGCTTCGGCAATCACAAGTATTATAAAAGCTGTTCTTTCCTTAGAGAAAAGACTCATTCCCCCGAACATGAGATTTGTGAATCCCAATCCCGCGATAAATTGGGGCGAAGGCCGCTTGATGGTGCCCACTGCCGTTACTGCATGGCCAGAAGACCGAGCCGACAGAGTGAGCGTCAACTCATTCGGGATAGGAGGAGCCAATGGCCATGTCATTCTAGAATCCGCTAGGATGTGGACGACCAGTACCCCTGTTGAAAGTGTAGAACCACTTGCAGGTCCAACACATCTACTGCTTCTCTCCGCTGCGCACGAGAAATCACTGGCAGATCTGAAAAAGTCATACGAGTCTATGCTATTGAAAAGACCGTTAGTATTGCACAACATCGCTCACACTTTGTCGGCGCGtcgacagcatcatcaaTATCGAACATTCTGCGTCGCTACCGAACAATCTGATAACGTGAGCTTTTACTCTACGGCACGCGCCTCAAAAAGGTCTCAGCTGGTATTTGTATTCAGCGGACAAGGCAACTTGTACCCTGGAGTAGCAAGAGAGCTCGTGCAAGCCAACATGATATTTCGCAAAACATTGAGACGCTTAGACGACGTCCTGGACAATTTGCCGAGCTGTGCCTTCTCAATGCAGGAGGAACTGGCACGTGAGAAAGAAGCAAGCCGGGTGCAAGAGGCAATTATTTCGCAGCCGTTGAGCACAGCGTTGCAGATATGCCTCTGTAATGCGCTGGAAGCAGTTGGGGTACGGCCCGATGTCGTTCTTGGCCATTCTAGTGGAGAGATTGCGGCTGCTTatgctgctggagcattGACAGAGACTGAGGCTATCAAGGCAGCATTCTTCCGCGGACAGGCAATTCACGCCGACTCTAGTCATGGTGCTATGCTCTCCGTGGGCCTAGGtcgtgatgttgttgagaaGCTACCTCTGCATGGCGCTACTCTAGCCTGTGATAACAGTCCCTCAAGCGTCACTTTATCAGGCCAAAGTGAAAGTATCGATGCAATAGAGGAAAAAATCGAAGAACGATACCCTAATGCCCATGTCAAAAGGCTCCAGGTGAAAAAGGCATATCATTCTTGTCACATGAATGCTGCAGGTCAAGCATACGCCCAGATGCTGGCCGACCACATCAATCCAGCGCGACCTAAAATCCCTTTctactctgctctgctcggaCGTGCACTGCATGCATCGGAACAGCTCGATGTCGACTACTGGAGACGTCACCTTGAATCTCCAGTACTATTTCGGACTGCATCGGAGGAGATTGCTTTCAACATAAAGCAGGACTTCATATTTGCTGAGATTGGACCTCACCCGACACTAACTAGCTCGCTGCTACAGACTTGTGCTGAGCGAAGAGTATCGGACGTGTCccatgtcttcttcttgcgtcgATCTACCAACGCTACGCATAGCTTCTTGGAAGCCTTGGGCAGATTGTATCAGTTTGGTGCTTCTCTGGATTATCAAACACTCGTCCCTTACGGGCAGACCTTGACAGATCTGCCAAACTATCCTTGGAAGCATGATAAAATACTCTGGAATGAGACTCGCTTGAGTCGCGCATGGAGATTCCGCGAGTATCCACGACACGACCTTCTTGGCGTTCGCACCGGAGAAAGCTCAGGTATAGAGCCATCGTGGCGGAATGTGCTTCGATTGGACGATGTTGGCTGGATAAGTCATCACCAAGTTGGACCAGACGTCGTTCTACCTTTCACTGCCTACTGCGCCATGGCAGGTGAAGCTATTCAGCAGGTCAACAGCGCCCGCGGCCCATTCACTCTGCGTCGTGTACGTGTAGGCGCAGCCTTGACCATCAAGCAGAGTGACGCAGGCGAGGTGATCACTACATTTCGACCTGTTAGGTTGACCGACATGGTCGACTCAGCTTGGTTCGAGTTTACGGTCTCTTCATTTGACGGGTCGCAGTGGATCAAGCACTGTGACGGGTCGGTGAGACCAGAAGCCGGATCTCGGCCAAATGACAAATGGCAAACGAATAGTCTGGCCAGAACAGTTGAGGTAGAGGAATGGTACCATGCGCTATCTTCTGTCGGCCTCAATTATAGCTCTGAGTTTCGGAGACTACGAGCAGTCACAGCCGACGTTGAAGAATTGAAGGCTGCTGCGACAATCAAGCATAACAGAAGTCTTACAGACTCCCACTACCAACTGCACCCCGCGACTCTTGACTCTGCTGTACAGTTGATCGGTGTAGCAGCATCCAGGGGCCTAGCACGAAATGTTCAGCATCTCTTTGTTCCTGTAGCTGTTGAAGAGATGTACATCAACGACAGTGACAAAGTTCTCACGGCGAGAGCTGAGGCAATGGTCAGTGCAAGAGGAATTGTGACGGGCGACGTCTGGGCCCAGTCTGGGACTGATTTCAGTCTACACGTCAAAGGCTTGACTCTATATCCCCTTGAAGGTATGGAACGTTCAGCTGACGCCCATGCTGCAGCGGAGCTCGCGTGGGCGCCAGATTTGAGTATTTCGTGCGGACCGGCAGCTTTCGAGCACTCAAGATCCATACTTCCCGAATCAGCGAAGACTATTCGGGTACTCCGGGACACCCTGAGCTCGCTTGCCCATGTCAATCCACTCTGTTCAGTGTTGGAACTGAGTACTGGTAACAATGACATAAGTCAAGCTATATTGCAAGCACTAAAAGATCCGTTCGCGAAGAAACGATGCTCGAGCCATACGGTGACCTATAAAGATGAGAATACCCCGTTGCTGGCTGAGCATGAAGCTGACGAAGTCGTAAGTACAAAGCACACCGCCTTCGACCTCTTCCAGGGCGTAGCACTGCAAGAGATCTCATTCCAATCTCACGACCTCACTGTGGTGAGCGACATCGCTCTACTGATGCAACACGATCCTCACAAGGCCCTGAAGATATTGAGCCAAGTTCTGCGTCCAGGAGGAACATTGGTCGTGCATGGAGACCTTTCCATCTGCTCAGATCCGGTCAAGCTGGAAGATGCAATGGCTCAGGCTGGCTTTATTAATACGAAGAAGCAAGACGACAGTACTCTCATTGCGATGACACCTATCACGCATTCGATCTCCATCAGCGCTGCCGTAACAATACTTTGCAAATTCAAGGACGGCTCCGAACTGGACGGTCTGCGAGCGTTGTTTCTGCGAAATGGTGTACATACAAACGTTGCCACTCTCGATGAGCTAGCCAGATCGCCGCGACCTGAACATGTCGTGATTTCATTGATTGATCATCAAGGTGGACCTGTGCTGTCCGACATGACTCAAGAGATTTGGTCGCTTTTGAAGACGGTCTTACAATCCCAGAGCTTGGCTATCCTCTGGCTCACGAAACCGGAACCGAGCTACTCCATGATTCAGGGGTTTGCTCGCACCGTGCGAACAGAGTCTCAGCTGCCTTTTTGTACCCTTGAGTCTTCTTCAATGCCTGAGGCTGGCGCTCAAGATGCCGTCTGGAGGGTCTTCTGCAAGTTCTCTGATTTCGTTCAAAATGACGAGCACCACCGTGGGGCGAAACCAGACACCCTTGACCCAGATTTTGAATATCGGTATCGCGATGGCAAGATTGAAGTTCCACGATTTCGTTGGAGGAGTCTCAAGAATGAACTTCTAGGTAACACTTCTGGAACCCAGGAAATTGAAGAAGTTGATGCTAATGTGCATCGCCCCAAACCATCAGCACGTTTGCGAATAGGCACCGTCGGCCGTCTGGACTCTGTCCGCTGGGAGAATCGGACCCCTGGGCCCTTGCTTAACGACTATGTCGAGATCGAGATCAAAGCTGTTGGCGTCAACTTCAAGGACGTCCTGGTCGGCCTAGGCATCGTCAGCGCTACAGATAATGCCCTCGGGATTGAAGGCGCTGGCGTCATCACTCAAGTGGGAAAAGACGTTGATCACCTTAGTGTCGGTGATCGAGTCATGTTTTGCGGAAGGGACACATTCGCGAATTCTATTAGAGGGCCGGCATATCTCTGTGCTGAGATACCGGACGAGATGGGATTCAGAGAGGCGGCCACGATGCCATGCGTATTTCTCACCGTGATCTATGCACTGACAGATCTTGGAAGACTTTCACGAAATGAT TCCATCTTGATACACTCGGCATGTGGTGGTGTAGGTCTTGCTGCCATCCAGCTCGCGAACCTGCTAGGTGCCGAGATCTTCGTTACCGTGGGCAATGAGGAGAAGGCGGATCACCTTATACAAAGCTGTGGCATTCCTCGCAACCATATCTTTTCGTCACGCAACACATCCTTCCTAGCCCAGCTCATGCACCAGACAGGTGGCCGCGGAGTTGACGTAGTGCTGAATTCTTTGTCAGGAGAGCTTCTGCACGCATCTTGGAGATGCGTGGCTAGGTTTGGAAGAATGATTGAGATTGGCAAGAGAGACCTCCTCGGTCGGGGCAAACTAGACATGGATCTCTTCGAAGCGAACAGGACATATGTCGGACTCTCGCTCGAGGAAATTCTTGCTGATAGACCGAAGGTCACGAAGAG ACTATTTTCACAGCTGGTCGACATGCTCAAAAAAGGTCTGATTAAGCACATCTCGCCTATTACCGCCTTTGAACCCACTGCAGCCGAGGAATGTCTCAGTTACATGCAGAAAGGACAACATATCGGTAAGATTGTGATGGACATACCCGAAAACGTTCACAAGCTCGGTGTCAACGTGGGTCGCAAGCAAGTCAATATCAGCCCTGACGCTTCATACTTGCTAGTAGGAGGGCTTGGAGGGCTTGGCCGTGCTATCGCGCGATGGATGGTCGAGCATGGTGCCAAGCACTTGATCTTGTTTTCTCGTACTGCTGGATCCAAACCAGAGCACACTCTGTTCTTAGACGAAATGCGGGCCATGGGCGCTGTATGCCGGACAATTGCTGGAGATGTTACTCGCAGAGCAGACGTTAAAGCAGCCATTGACGCTGCAGTAATGCCAATCAAGGGCGTAATGCAGGCTACGATGGTCCTCAAGGTAAGCAGgtctaatagatag
- a CDS encoding uncharacterized protein (antiSMASH:Cluster_8), with translation MSSYTTNAFVADGDFGEATREHPAMAFGEEVRGLTAGSVAILNDSKATKIFDSRDHRTIMEWITEDFSVVQPDGSRGKGNAQESFNNAKQVYDKLLTDHRHVPVSAIVVETKDGYKVMTHAMMCGNLLAVSALNPTKVSAPDGSNWIW, from the coding sequence ATGTCATCCTACACAACCAATGCCTTTGTGGCTGACGGAGATTTCGGGGAGGCCACGCGGGAGCATCCAGCGATGGCATTTGGCGAAGAAGTAAGAGGTCTGACAGCAGGGAGcgtagctatactaaacgaCTCGAAGGCAACCAAGATCTTCGATAGCAGAGACCACCGCACCATCATGGAATGGATCACCGAGGACTTTAGTGTCGTGCAGCCCGATGGGTCCCGTGGCAAAGGCAATGCACAAGAGAGCTTCAACAACGCCAAGCAGGTGTACGACAAGCTTCTCACAGATCACCGACATGTGCCCGTGTCGGCCATCGTGGTTGAGACCAAAGACGGATACAAAGTCATGACGCATGCCATGATGTGCGGCAACCTTCTTGCTGTGTCGGCTCTCAATCCAACCAAAGTCTCTGCTCCTGACGGAAGCAATTGGATTTGGTGA
- a CDS encoding uncharacterized protein (antiSMASH:Cluster_8): protein MLTHSFDQQDKAFVDMSFDEWAEAVQPKVRGTWNLHDALLGADLDFFVILGSLSGIVGQHGQANYNAANAFANAFVPYRHSLSLAGSIVNLSAVRDIGILSRQPLLLAGLQKAGAHLLSEREVLDAVHWAILNSKPWLLKSVSSIHSREPGCLSLGLRSGIPLADLDEQHPWKRDRRTIMYQLSSYATASDALPKSEAAQSASARLLETVQRIHADPEKELSDPATAIVLAEEIGKKAFSMLLKPDEEVNIQTPLLSVGLDSLMAMQLRQWWREVFRVEVNVMQVANAKTFEGLGQLAVASLRKRLINIE from the coding sequence ATGCTGACTCATTCATTCGATCAACAGGACAAAGCGTTCGTTGACATGTCATTTGACGAATGGGCTGAAGCCGTGCAGCCGAAGGTGCGCGGCACATGGAATCTTCACGATGCTCTGCTCGGCGCAGACCTGGATTTCTTCGTAATACTAGGCTCGCTCTCAGGAATCGTGGGCCAGCATGGACAGGCTAACTATAATGCGGCAAACGCCTTCGCGAACGCCTTCGTGCCATATCGCCACAGTCTATCGCTCGCAGGATCTATCGTGAATCTATCAGCTGTACGCGACATTGGTATACTCAGTAGGCAGCCACTGCTTCTCGCCGGACTGCAAAAGGCAGGGGCACATCTCCTAAGCGAGCGCGAAGTCCTGGATGCGGTGCATTGGGCAATACTGAACTCGAAACCATGGCTTCTTAAGTCGGTCTCATCAATACACTCGCGTGAGCCAGGGTGCTTGAGTCTTGGATTGCGCTCTGGCATACCACTGGCAGACTTGGATGAGCAGCATCCGTGGAAACGAGACCGGCGAACAATCATGTACCAGCTGAGCTCTTATGCGACAGCGTCAGACGCATTGCCCAAGTCTGAAGCAGCCCAAAGCGCTTCAGCCAGACTATTGGAAACGGTCCAGCGAATTCATGCAGATCCAGAGAAAGAGCTGTCAGATCCTGCGACTGCCATAGTCTTGGCAGAAGAAATCGGCAAGAAGGCGTTCAGTATGCTTCTAAAGCCAGATGAGGAGGTCAACATCCAGACACCCCTATTATCTGTTGGCTTAGACTCTCTCATGGCGATGCAATTAAGGCAGTGGTGGAGAGAAGTCTTCCGTGTCGAAGTCAATGTCATGCAAGTGGCCAATGCGAAGACATTTGAGGGTCTCGGCCAGCTCGCGGTGGCATCTTTGCGGAAAAGGCTCATCAATATCGAGTAA
- a CDS encoding uncharacterized protein (antiSMASH:Cluster_8) has protein sequence MSTTTIADKIEAFAREPTERVFCSLVLEDASVQDITYSHFLNIINKAATWLDESLPRPTSASDFPTFSYVGDLNLRRLALVVAGAKTGRKILMVRRYALRDTIAHLITETKCTTFCMSLPIVTLWNPRLAIRTQSV, from the exons ATGTCGACCACGACGATTGCGGACAAGATCGAGGCTTTCGCCCGGGAACCTACCGAGCGCGTTTTCTGCTCCTTGGTGCTGGAGGATGCCTCCGTTCAAGACATCACTTATAGTCATTTTCTGAACATCATCAACAAAGCGGCAACCTGGCTGGACGAAAGCCTGCCACGTCCTACTTCGGCGTCGGACTTTCCAACCTTTTCATATGTAGGCGACCTGAATTTGCGGCGCTTGGCGCTCGTGGTTGCTGGCGCCAAAACAGGCCGCAAG ATTCTCATGGTCCGCCGGTATGCCCTGCGAGATACGATCGCGCACCTGATCACTGAGACCAAGTGTACAACTTTCTGTATGAGCCTTCCGATAGTGACGCTATGGAATCCCAGGTTGGCGATCAGAACGCAATCCGTTTGA